The Drosophila yakuba strain Tai18E2 chromosome X, Prin_Dyak_Tai18E2_2.1, whole genome shotgun sequence DNA segment CtaacattgtttttttttttggatttttttgtCCTGCGCCTGGTGACAAATAATTATGTTAAGTTGCATGTAATTGGCAATCCGCGCAACGCGATCCAGAAAATGGCATACAGTGGCTCGCAAAAGTATGTGTACGCAACTAAAATCTATTGAAATATAAGTTGAAATTTATGATGCATTTTTTTGAAGAATGTAAATAattctatatttttattaattcctgttaatttacaaatatatttaggAACTGCGTGCATACTCCTTATACTCAGTTTTTTGTACAGATACTTATATGTAGCTATGTGTAGCTGCGTGCTGCTTGTGTTTTTCACgctgcttttattttgctgcAATTTTCCCTGGACTCTTTGCTGAAATGTGCGCAAAATTTATCGCCGGCAATTTGGTTGCATGTCATTCCAGCGGCAAATGCGACGTGGCAATAATTAAAAGCGGAAATGCGCTGATGAATGGGCCGCAAAAAGATCTGCAAGCATTGAGCAAAAGCCGAATGGAGTTACAGATGGTATGGGTAGAGATGAGATAAGATAGGATAGGATAGGATGGGATGGGATAGAACTCCTGGCCCGGGGTGTGTCATCTTGAAAGGGCCATCATGTCAGGGCAGCCCTAATGCCGCTTATCCATCAAAAGATCTGAGATCTGAGATCTGAGCTCGGAGATCGGAGATCGCAGTTTAGTGAACGGAATATGAGTATATGTTTTGAAGATCTCAACGAGAGCTGTGTTGAGCCCAAACAAATAGGCGTCCATCAATTTGGAACGGCGAAAATCAATTGCGCCCCTAATTGATGGTGGGCCATGCATCAAAATAGCACCTGGTGGCCGCGACTCGAACTGGAACACAGGTAGCCAGCGATGACCCCGGCTTAAAGATCGTCGTTTTTGGGGGGCACGCGCTGCTCATTTATCATTTATCTTATAGCTTATATCATTTATGGGAAGCGAAACGAAATGCGTTTATTGCGGGGCGATCAAATTGACATATTGGCAACGCCCTCATTAGCCAGCGCCGAACTCCAACCCGCGATCTCCAGCCCCaaacccatacccatacccatctCCAAACCCATGATACCCAAGATGTCCATTGGGAACACAAAGAGGTCACAGTCCAGAGAATCGAGCAAAGAGATCGCAACGAGCTGAGCGAGTCGAATGCCAAGCGGCGATGATTTATGCAGATTTTATTACTCACAACACAGTCGAAAATATTcctacactgagcgaaaaagGGAGAGAGAACCTATGTGTATACTAAGCAGTGATTAATCCCATTGTTAGCCAAGAACGAAAGAATACACTTTAAGCCACAAAATGataatcatttgcatttgccccCGTGTAGCCTGTGAAGTGCCACCTGTGGAGAAGTGATCGTTGAACGTATTGAAtcgaatcaaatcgaatcgaatcaaatcgaattgaatcaAAACGAATCGTATGTGAACTGAGGCGAATTAAACTAAACGGCAACACGATCCATAAAGATAATCTTTATATCAGTGCTTAGTCACAGTGCCCAGCCGACTTAGTGACTTTTGTGTTAGGCAAATCTGCTTTGCTCTGCAGATTTAATGCCCCATTTTATGGGCGAAATGGGCGCCATGCGATGATCTTTGAATGCGgtatcccaatcccaatcccaatcccaatcccaatacCAATCCCTATACCAACACCGATGGGCGGCGTTAACcataaacttttaattatgCCCCATAAAGCCAGTCGCAGATGAAGCCATAAAATCCTAAACCCAATTGAGTTGTTGGCCAACATTCGTGCCTCGTGTTTCGAATGTTTTTCTGTATTTCTGGACGATGATCGCCGGCGGATCTTTAAGGAATTGGGTGGTCATTCGAAAATGTTCATTAAAAGGggcaataattaaatatagCGAGCATATCtttatctatatatttatttatattcaataaTATACTTGCTAAACTTATGGCAATGTGGGAATTGTGCCAGATAAACTCAGAGCTCTCGAACATGAGAAACACAGCTTCAAATGCCCCACAATCGCAACTTTCATATAGATCATTGCGTTTCTGGAGCCTGACGCGATTACAAACATGCTCCTTTTGAGGGCCAAATTGAAACAGTCCCGAGAAATTCAAGCGTAAAAACAGAATTGAAGTCGCCAAGAAGATGGTTTTTTGGGATACAGAGAAGCGGCCGAGCAACTCAGGCAGGTgcctcgtttttttttgttgaactCATCTTTATGCTGCAACAATCGGAACCCCTTGctacactggaaaaaaaaagggggaattCGCCTAATAATGTTATAAAGGTGTAAATAGAActtaagtacatacatatgcacgTATAATTTAAAGTGCCATTTAATTACGGTCTAAATCCAGCTGGAACCCATTACAAATGGCCTAACTAtagtttttctcagtgcacgAAACAAAAGCTGGTCGCCGAAGTCTTGTTATCATTTTAATCCGCAGCGGCCAAAAAGGAGTGAAGTTTCCTTTGAATGAAACCCAAAACCGAAGCAGCCACCACTCCTGATTCCCAGATCCAAGTAACTatcccgattccgattccgatcccAGTACGGATACCAGTACCGATCCCCATTCCGATTTCTGTTTTTCAAGCGTGAAAATACCGCGAAATTCCTTTTGTCTGCCAAAAGTGGGCACAGTTTGTACGAGTTTcgcttcagtttcagtttcggttgGCTTTTGTGTGGTGTGTCTGCTTTCaaagtttttggctttttaagCCGCTGCGctggaaattatgaaaatgtaaacaaaaaataagcgTTAACATGGCAACAATGATGTCCCGCTGCGACAttgaaatattgttattatacatttttatgacACTGTCCCACCTTttccatacccatacccatacccataccccTATTCCCCTGCCAGATTGTCCATATTCTCCAGTTACTCGAGGGTGTATCTTTGGGTATGTGTGACAGGCATGGCTAATTATCGAGCGCCCACAAGTTGGCCAGATTCCTGCCAACAAGGATCTGCATTCGCGCCAtggagttggccaaaaaaccgGTTAACTTGGCCAGCTTTTCCAGCTTGCGCCACTCGAAAGTCTAAGCACAAAACATGCGTCATATGGttaaacttttagttttaCACTAGAATTCTAGTAAATATGGAGTcataaaatgattaaaaataaataatagagCTGAATAAATTATGTATTAAATTAACACAGTGGCTGCATTTGTTTATTCACTAATTGGGCGGGAAAACGGAAGAGCGGAAAAGTGTCGGAAAATGCGCAACCTCATAAACGTTAAACATCAACAGCTCGGCAATCCAATCAGAGATTAAAACGCCGCCCGCAGAGACAACGCCCACTGATTGCTTCCTTCCGCCACTGAATCCCACAGCATCCGGCTGCATCCTGCTGAATCCAGCCGAGTCCTGCTCATCCTGCGGAGCGGGAATACACCGCATACATGGATGTAACACGAATGTAACCCCCTGGGCAGCGGGAATAAACGCCATCCCTGCTGCTTTATGCCAGCGTTATGTCAGAATGCGAAATTCAATTGCTTAGCCCTTTGTCGGGGAATTGACATAAAAATCCATTTGTCAGCCCCTTCAGATTAAAATCAAGGATTTAAAGTGTAATTTGATTCACGGCCAGGATGTGCTGGTGTCCTGGCCatggaagtggatgtggctgtggatgtggtAGTGATCAAAAGAGCAAAGCGTGACCCCAGAAAAAATCACACAACACAGGAGGAAAGGCCGGAAAgtggagaaggaggaggagaaggaggatgaggagggcAGGACAACAGCAATAAATGACAACAAACACACCCCTCCTGGTGGGTCGGGGGTGGCTCAAGCCCCCCTCCTTCCATCCATCCCCCTTCCATGGAGGACCAGCAGCCTCTGCCTGCGAAACGGAAGAGTGATTTTAACGCGACTCCTGCGGCAGCAGGACGAAAAGCAGCAGGGTGCCCaggcactgagagaaaaatatgaacaaatatacaatatatatatatatatacaatatatacaataaGCTATAGTTACTACTAACTATAGTTCTATGTGCTAAAGGTTTTGTAAATAAACTTTGAATAGTTTCTGATTTAAGATAGTTAACGATTTTTGTCGCAGTGCATCCGTCGCCAGCCATTCGATTCTCTCGAGTGCTATTTTATGCTGAAGTGTGCCAGACGCACTGTTCCTCCTGCCTGTTGGCTGCTCCTTTGGCGAGGATGTGACCACGACGGCGCCACCATGGAGTGGATCAGGTCCTGGATTTAGTGagcaggggaaggggggaAGGGGAATGCTGCTGTGCAACCGGTTGAGTCCATTAATCATTTTCTAATTTGTGGAATGCAGAGTGGGTGAATCGAGGGGAGAAACATCCCCCTTCTGGAAAGGGAAAACCAGggaaaagcagggaaaagcGGGTAAAAGAGGAAGGAAGGATGGAGGTCGGACaccgaaaatgaaattttcacaTCTGTAATTTGTTAAGTGCGTTTGTTATTCCACCGaattatttcacttttatGGGTTAAGTGCTTTTTGAGTTACGACGCGGCTGCACTGCGCCACTTCGAGGTCCTTGGGGTTACGAGGACTCCCTTTACTTTTTGGACCGAGAATTGCGCATTCCCAGACGACTGACATTAATTAGTTGTCTGGGAATTGGCCGCCGGAATTGGGAATTTTTCCTGTTTTGACTAGTGGCTGCATCCAATGCAATTAGCCATTCATTTTGAAGAGCATTTTCGGGGAATTCCAATAGAGAAGGATTACTGCTTAATTGCAGTACTCCAAAGCAGATCTTTACTTTCTGGGAAGTTGCGTGCACTTGGAGATCATTGAACCCTTTTTCGTTAAACCCACAAACGTAGATCTCAAATCGATTGAAAAGCAGTGGACAATGATTTGCTCAACGTAATCTCCTTGGGATCACCCCGCCATATGTTGAAATAAGTCGAAGGGGAAGTGCACAAAACCGAAATCAACATCATTATCAACAAGCCCACGGAGGATGGAGATGCTCGAATGGAGATGTCATCATCGATCACAACATTCTCGAGCGTCGAGAATGGAAATCAGACAACTGTAAACTAATGACATTCGCCGGAGTCGAAGgtcctgagtcctgagtcctggtTACTGCTGGTTACTGCTGGTTATTGGATGCGTATCCGCTTACAAATGTGTGGATGGCTGGGCGAtgagccaccaccaccagtggCATTCAGTGGTAGCCCGTCGAGGGTGGTTCCCACACCACTTCCAATCCCATTGACTCGCATCCACTCGCATCCACTCGTCGTCTCTCGagtcatttgtttgttttcgagTGCTGCGAGTTGCTTGTCCAAATATGCGGCAGCTTGTAACAATTACCAAATGACACCCTCGACAATCGCAAATGGACAATAGCAGCCggaaaaatatacacacatatatatatatatatatatatatatatatagatagttATATATGTACGTTAATAGAGTTGAGGGCAGAGAAATGCGCACTTGTCGCAAAAGCAATGGCAATATTTTCACCATTAGTTGTTCCCTTTTTGCTAATGCTCTCTTGTCTGCCCGAAAATGAAGTAATCAAGCGAAATCAACTTAAAATTCAGTTTGAGGGCAAAGTTTATGGACTGGAAGTGGTAGTGCTTTCAAGCTTATTCATGGGCTAGAAATGCTGGTTAGATGGGGTTGAATGGTTAGCACTTCCAAGTGAGTTACGCACTGCCTTGGAGCGCAGGAACTCCAATCTGTTGTGATTTCTAAAGATCTTTATACTAGCAAAAATAGCTAAACTCAGCTGAGTGCTGCAGTACTTAGAAGTATATCATGTTTATAGAAAAGTTCCCATAGCTCCACGAGTTCGTTAAGATCGCAAAGCAGCTGCCTCTCCAGAGCTTTCGTTCCCAAATTTATAAGATTATGAAAAACCGACGACATCTgctgcagtttcagtttctaTATCTGTTTCTTGGGGGACATCAGACGTCAATATGATTTGTGATTTACAACAGGTTTCAATTAACCAAAAGTATGCCCCACATGCTTCTGAATTTCGCATGTTCTCGACGGGGGCGAGGAATctctagaggaagagaaagagagatagagagaaGGCGGAGCAGCTGAGAGGCGTTGACAGGGACATAAATAAGCGGCGGCTAAGTATCGTGTAATGCTAGACGAATAGTTTCGGGTTTGTCGTGCTGCTGTAAGTGGAGAACTCGCCCCATATAGTATAACCTCCCCAATTCCCCCCGATTCCCTGGGGCAAACagccgctgctgttgcagttgcaactaATTGAGAACAAGGCGGCATAAATGAGACAACGCCCGTCTAAGTGGATCGGAATCATAGATTGGGCACCATGCCATACACCACACATGccatatatagcatatatagtatatacaacatttaactatatataccatatatatcttatatatcaCATATCCGATTGACGCCCTGATGGATTGTCAAATTGCGTCTGCATCGCGGCGACatctttcaattaaaaacgcaTCCCACTACCGCGTTGGCATCCTTCATCCGCTGTGTCGCCTCCCTTGCCTTTCGGTGATGTAATCTCGGGGCTCATTAAATTCGAATGGAATTTGTTTGAAAGGCAAAACTTAATCCGCTCGTAAACATCGCACCCACCCAACATGACTCCCCACCTTCGTGAAGTCGCAGGGCTCCAAACATAAATCAGCTGTAGCTAAACCAAGGATTTGCCAGGCTCAACCCGGCTCTACTGCAGCTACACTCAGAAAAAATGAGCACAACTGACACAGCACAGCTATGTAAACTATGTTATTTGTTTGTAGCATTTAATAAgtaataaaactaaaattcaGTTGCAAGCTACCTAACTTTAAGTTTCGTTGTGGAAAGAGTTTGCATTGAGGGGAATAGTTtcaatttatgattttttttactttaagtaACTTAAGTACCTCATATGGTCAcataatgtgtgtgtgtgtgtgtgtgggcattATTGTCCCATATTCGAGTGTATGCGAATCGTTTGACTGGTGAATTTCAGAGCGTGTGCCGCCGTAAACCTCGTAACGAATGCCGACCAACGGCAGAAATCTAATTTCAAGCACCAGAgagcaggaaaagcgggaaaagcagCAAGAGCAGGTGCAGGAGGATGGGGATGATGGAGGGGATGGATGGAGGAGGGATGAGGAGAAGGAGTCTGCCTTTTCCACTTGGCTGGCTTAACGATTTGAACTGCTCTCGGGCTTTTTTGGCCGGGCCCAGAGAGCACATGCAGCACATTGAGACCAGACCCCACTTTGTTGTCTATTTGATGTCTTAATGCGAACCAGCCAGTAAACCAACCCCCTGCTTACGATTTTCCCGCCCCTCCCCACTTCGCCCCGCCCCTACCCGGCATACCGTTTTAATCAAATGgattttctttccattttccatccAATCTTCCCCCCGATGGCATTACGAAAATAGACCTGCCGAACAAGCCCACCCACTTGAGAGTGGCGACAACAGGAGCGACGATTTATTAGGTTCTTTCACGTCTGATCTCTGCCGGCATTAGTCGgctatatatctatatagctatatagTTTGCCAGGCATTATTCACGGTGGCATCGATGGCTTGAATGGCATATATACAACATATTTACGGCATCTCAAGTTGCCAGGATTTAGTTTCCCAAATTTATTGGACCAATTTGATAAAGCTGCCGTGTTGCAGCGAAAAGTCGAAGAAATAAATGGTTTTCATAGTTTTTATCGAGAAAAGGTAAAATATGCCAATTAACTATTAACTTGTTTAAGTATATGTTCTACTAGCTAATGggctttatttaattattatagCTCACTGAGTTACACACGCAGTTTATAGTAACTATTTTATGGTTCACATGATTTTCCTATATAATATTAGTTACGGGGAACAGTTGTCAAAAACCATTCAAGCGGAGACCCAAGCCAACCATTGCATTTGGACAATATCAAGTCGAGACACAAACCAAGCAGGATAAACTCAAGCCGAGGCACAAACCAAGCAGGGTAAATTCAAGCCGAGGCACACACCAACCATTGCCGTTGTGTAAACTTAAGCCGAGACACGCACCAACCACTAACGTCGTGTAAAGTCAAATTGTAtgtgaaatgcaaaaacatgTCTGCATTTACGTACAATTTTTGATCAGTTTTGcgaatattttcaaaagattggctttaattaacattgaactttaatacataaataaatacaaggGATTATGTAATACAATACATATTGTAGTTTAGCCTAGCGCGACGCGGCGTCCCTGAAAGCGGTACCATAACGGTTGCAATCAGTCAGTCTTCAAATAATTACGGAAATTTGTGGGGTATCCTCGAAAGTCCAAAAAAAGAATTGTGCTACGTAGATTTGGGAAAAGCAATTAATGACTACAGCTGCTTAAAGATCTATCTGGTCTAGAAACGCATCCGCTGTCGTCCCGGTGTGCGTTTGGGCGGCACTTCGTTGCCATTGGTTGTCTGTAGGCGTTTCCTTGGTGTATAGCTGCTGTAGCTTGTCATCTCCAGGGGTGTGGGCAAGTCCACGACGATGTTGACTGCCTCGCGAGCCGACTCCTCAGCGTCCTGCGGTGCTGgttgctcctgctccaccTCGGGAATGGGTTCGGGATCGCGATCCCCTTCCTCCTGAGTGTTCTCCTCGGTAAATAAAGTACGACGAACGCCGCGCCTCGATGTGGGCGGCTGTGAATCCTCCTCGGCATCGGCCTCATCATCGGTAGTTTCATTACAGCGGGACCGTCGTGGAAGTGAAATGCCGAATTGCGGCGGAGCTAGAGTGGATCGATTCAGGTTCGTTAGACCCCGATCGTATACAGCCAGACAAATCTCGAAGCCGCTCACTTGACCGCCGGGCAGCTGGGTGCGTCGATAGCCCAGAGTGAGGTGAACGGCGCATGTTTCGCCCAAGTCCAGGCCGCCGTAGACATGTTCATCGCGCCTGTTCAACAGGCCACAGCTCTCCACATACTTCAGTGACTTCAAATTGTAGCTCGAGGGGCGAGGGGGCGTGATTAGGGATGTGGAAAACTCCTCGTTTGCACCCTCGTCATCGCTCTCCGCATGCAGATGCAGCGTGGTGGCGCTATCGCGCTCCTTCTCCTCGTAGATGCGACGACGAGCGGCGTCAAAGGATCTGCCGAAGCGtgcctgcagcagcagctcgtcGCCTTTTGCCACACGCTCCGCTTCCTCGAAATTGTCGTGCTTGTAGCGCGTTGTCAACTGTGCTCTTAGAAATCCGGTGATGGCCTTGGCGCCACGCACATTACGACTGTAGTAGCTGAGGATGCAGTCCTCCGCCAGATCGCGGCGTATGGTGCCATCATCCACGCCCTTGA contains these protein-coding regions:
- the LOC6525506 gene encoding cell cycle negative regulator roughex; translation: MNAPEAHKKTPLEVIHEFIKGVDDGTIRRDLAEDCILSYYSRNVRGAKAITGFLRAQLTTRYKHDNFEEAERVAKGDELLLQARFGRSFDAARRRIYEEKERDSATTLHLHAESDDEGANEEFSTSLITPPRPSSYNLKSLKYVESCGLLNRRDEHVYGGLDLGETCAVHLTLGYRRTQLPGGQVSGFEICLAVYDRGLTNLNRSTLAPPQFGISLPRRSRCNETTDDEADAEEDSQPPTSRRGVRRTLFTEENTQEEGDRDPEPIPEVEQEQPAPQDAEESAREAVNIVVDLPTPLEMTSYSSYTPRKRLQTTNGNEVPPKRTPGRQRMRF